From the Ignavibacteriales bacterium genome, the window AGAGACGACCGTTTCTTGAGAACAAACCCATTTGTACTTCCTATAATGAAAAAATCTATCAGCCAGATCGCTATATCAGGGTCAGACGCGAGCTATATCACACTTCCGCTTGTAAATTACACCAAATAAAAAACGGGCAACTCCGTTATGGAGTTACCCGCAAAGAGAGGAGAAAAAAATCTTATTTTATAAGGATCATCCTTTTTACTTCTACATGATCATTAGCGATCAGCTTTGAGAAGTAAACCCCGGATGCCAGACCGGATGCGTTCCAGTTAACTTCATGAACGCCTTCGGCCATACTTGTATTGATCAGTGTTGCAACTTCCCTACCGACCATATCATATACTTTCAATGTAACCAATCCAGCAAAACCTTCAGGCAGTTCAAACTTAATTTGTGTAGAAGGATTGAACGGATTCGGATAGTTTTGATATAGTTTAGGTGTTTCCAGCTCAGCAATATAGTTGTCGCCGGCCACACTTTTCAGCGGAAGTTCAATATATGAATCCCTGAGATAAATCTGGTTTCTGCTTTTGGTCATAACAGGAAGTACATGTGGATTTGTATGCAAGAATGCAGTATCAGACGGCGCATGGTCAAAATTGGTTGCAACTATCTTTATCTTGCTTCCCGCCTGGAATTTGTGCGCATGAGCACCTCCGTCTATATCTGTGGTTCTAATCTGATTCTTTGTGTAATACCTATCAGTAAAGTTAACTCTTGAAACAAAGTTTTCCTGACCTGTCGATGTAACTTCATAGATCTGGAAGTTATACTGGCAGATATCTGCATTTGCTTGATATTTTAAGTGAACCTTTGGTGTACCAAGCATATATGTTGGCTGTACCAATGGGTCCGATACAAAGATCACATTATCCTTTTTGAACTTACTATCAAATTCACTTCCAGAGAATTCTTCATAAACCGCAGTTTGCAGAGCGTAATTACTTGCGACATTATTGTCGAAGTTTACTTTCCTGCTTGAGCTACCCTCAGGAGCAGATGAAAGTTTATTATTCCTTCTGAAGTAGAACTTAACGCCCGACACATCAACCGGAGGCCATACGTTTGTGCTTCCGTGTTCAAAACTCCAATAGTTACCTGTTTTTGGATGTGTTGTATATGCTACCTGGTACCTGTCATATGATTCATATCCGCTTGGCAGATCCCATATTGTATGGAAAAACCAGTCATTGAAAAACTGCATATGCCAATTGTTTTCCGATTCAGATATATCGCCACCGTGTCCCATTACGGCGCCCATATAAACTATATGCTCGGTAGGAATATTAGCAAATGAGTTAATTCCATCCTTTGCATTAAAGAAGTAATCCTGCCATGAGTTTTCAATGAGCATCGGAACGGTATTATTTTGTACTTTATCGTCAAAATCTCTTCCTATTGGCATCCAATAAGCCAGACTATCCCATTTGTCTGATTTTACCCCGCATGCATAGACCCAGTCCGACATTCTATCAACAAGAGGATTATACCTTGCTGTGTCAGGAGTATATTCGATCGTCCATAAATACGACATCTTTGTACAACCGTTTTCGATCCAGCTGGTTGCAAACTTTGGTGATGTAAGAGCTGAAATTATACCTTTAACCTGCAAACCATTACATGCAGCTATATATGGAACAGTACCACCCTGTGATCCGCCCATAATTGCGATCCTGCTTGAGTCACCGCCAATATTATCGTGCTTTATATAATCAACTAATTCCATCAAGTCTTCAGCTTCAACAATACTCATAAGATTTGAGAGACCACCTGAGTTACCCTGTCCCCTTACGCTGTATGTATATGAAATGTAATTATACTGCGCTTGACCGGAAGCAAATCCCTCAAGAGTGAGCTTACTGTCACCATATCCGTGTACCATAAGCACTATCGGATATCCGTCCGGCAGATAAATATTAGGTTCGCTCGGATAAAACTTTGAGCAATCCATAACAACACCATCACGAAGCACAATAGTAAAGTCTTCCTTAATAACTATATAGTCCGTGTTAGCTACAGGAACCGGGGATGGCAGTGTCCTAAAGTCATACCTGTCAACCTTCGGCGGTTTAGGCAGTGTTCTGTGCTGAGCAAACGCACCTTCGCTCAAAGCCAGAGTCAAACATATTGCCAAAAAAAGGTTTAATAATTTCATCTCTGATAAATTTTAAATTCTCGAATTATTATTATTAGTTATAAAATTGTTTTAATGCATTATAGATCAGTTCACTTGTATTACCTGTTCCATATGTGTAATTATATTCACCTGTATGGCTAGAACGGTAAACATCCGAACTCTCAAGGAACCTGTTCACTTCTTCATTATTAAATTCAAGAAGCTTTGCGTTGTGATCCAGTACTTCGGGACGCTCGGTAACTTTTCTTAATATCCCACAAGGAACATTAAAGAAAAGTGACTCCTCCTGCAATCCGCCTGAGTCAGTTAGGATCGTATGACTGTTCTTTACAAATCCAAGCATCTCAAAATAGTCATGTATAGGTTCACGAATTATCAGTTTCTCCGGCTGAGCACCGTTAAGCCCCTCATGGAAGCTATTAACCACTAATGGATTTGGGTGCATCAGGTGTATTATATCATGCTCGTTTCTCCTGGTTACTATATCATTCAAAATGGTAGCATAAGACGAAACCTTATCCCAGTTTTCCCTTCTGTGAAGTGTGCTGAGGATGTATTTATTGTCATGCTTTGCTTCTTTTATCTTATCCTCTTTTAACAGCGTTATCATAGCATCGTTGATAGTATTTCCTACGATAAGACATTTGTTACTTTTAATACCTTCATTAATCAGATTTTGATAGCTGATATTCGTCGGGCAGAAATTAAGGGAAGCTGCCCTTGAAATTGATTCCCTTATAAACTCTTCAGGAAATGGATTTTTATGATCGAAAGACCTCAGTCCTGCCTCTACATGGAATACGGGAATTTCATTAAAGAAACCCCACATCGAACCGCAGTATGCAGAAGTAGTATCACCCTGGACAACAATACCGGCGATATCTTCTTTTTTGATCCCGGAATTTTCCGAAAAGATCTTGTTTAATTGATCTAATGTATGTGAAACAAATTGATTTATATCTGTTGAACGGTTAGGAATTTCTTCTGCAACTATTTCCGGTTCAAGCCCTATATGCTCGAGAATGTTACCGGAAATCTTTTGCTGAGAAGTATTTACCATAACCGGTAAAAACTCGTTTGATTCTTTTAATATTCTGTATAAAACGAATAATTTTATGATCTCCGGACGAGTTCCGAATAGCAGTAAGATTATTTTTTTGTTGAGGTCTTTAGGAGAAATTTCCATCCGAATTTTGATTT encodes:
- a CDS encoding T9SS type A sorting domain-containing protein gives rise to the protein MKLLNLFLAICLTLALSEGAFAQHRTLPKPPKVDRYDFRTLPSPVPVANTDYIVIKEDFTIVLRDGVVMDCSKFYPSEPNIYLPDGYPIVLMVHGYGDSKLTLEGFASGQAQYNYISYTYSVRGQGNSGGLSNLMSIVEAEDLMELVDYIKHDNIGGDSSRIAIMGGSQGGTVPYIAACNGLQVKGIISALTSPKFATSWIENGCTKMSYLWTIEYTPDTARYNPLVDRMSDWVYACGVKSDKWDSLAYWMPIGRDFDDKVQNNTVPMLIENSWQDYFFNAKDGINSFANIPTEHIVYMGAVMGHGGDISESENNWHMQFFNDWFFHTIWDLPSGYESYDRYQVAYTTHPKTGNYWSFEHGSTNVWPPVDVSGVKFYFRRNNKLSSAPEGSSSRKVNFDNNVASNYALQTAVYEEFSGSEFDSKFKKDNVIFVSDPLVQPTYMLGTPKVHLKYQANADICQYNFQIYEVTSTGQENFVSRVNFTDRYYTKNQIRTTDIDGGAHAHKFQAGSKIKIVATNFDHAPSDTAFLHTNPHVLPVMTKSRNQIYLRDSYIELPLKSVAGDNYIAELETPKLYQNYPNPFNPSTQIKFELPEGFAGLVTLKVYDMVGREVATLINTSMAEGVHEVNWNASGLASGVYFSKLIANDHVEVKRMILIK
- the wecB gene encoding UDP-N-acetylglucosamine 2-epimerase (non-hydrolyzing), encoding MEISPKDLNKKIILLLFGTRPEIIKLFVLYRILKESNEFLPVMVNTSQQKISGNILEHIGLEPEIVAEEIPNRSTDINQFVSHTLDQLNKIFSENSGIKKEDIAGIVVQGDTTSAYCGSMWGFFNEIPVFHVEAGLRSFDHKNPFPEEFIRESISRAASLNFCPTNISYQNLINEGIKSNKCLIVGNTINDAMITLLKEDKIKEAKHDNKYILSTLHRRENWDKVSSYATILNDIVTRRNEHDIIHLMHPNPLVVNSFHEGLNGAQPEKLIIREPIHDYFEMLGFVKNSHTILTDSGGLQEESLFFNVPCGILRKVTERPEVLDHNAKLLEFNNEEVNRFLESSDVYRSSHTGEYNYTYGTGNTSELIYNALKQFYN